In Exiguobacterium acetylicum, the genomic stretch TCGTTTTAATCGACAGAGCGTACATCATTGAAGGGATAGAAGACGAAGTTCGTCGTTCCGACGATTTGATCTTCATCCACAAAACCGATATCACGACTATCTTTTGAATTTTGACGATTATCTCCCATGACGAATATTTTTCCTTTTGGAACAATCGTCTCTCCTGTTCGCTCTTCAAGCGTGAAGTCTTCCGTCAATGGCACACCACTCATCTGGGCTTTGTATTCTTTCAAATACGGTTCGGCGACTTTCTTATCGTTGACATACAATGTATCGTCTTTGTAATACATCGTATCTCCCGGAACAGCGATGACCCGTTTGATGTAATCTCGCGTTTCCGTTGCATGGAAGACGACGATATCGCCTCTTTCTGGCTCGTTAAAATAATATGGGATCTTATTGACGATCATTCGATCCGCATTGTGTAAGGTCGGCATCATCGATTCCCCATCAACAATCACAGGTACGAACAGGAACGTTCGAATGATGAACGCGATGACGAGTGCTACGACAAGCGCCTTTACCCAACTGAATAACTCCTTCACGAATTCCACTCCCTTGATAAACACAATTTCTTCCTAAGGACTAGTATACGCATAAACAGCAAAAAAAAGAAGCTTGTCCGGAGACAAGCCACTTTTTCACATGATTAACGACGAATTTCTTTAATACGCGCCGCTTTACCACGAAGGTTACGGAGGTAGTAAAGTTTCGCACGACGGACTTTACCGTAGCGAACGACTTCGATTTGTGCAACACGTGGTGAGTGGAGCGGGAAAGCACGCTCAACGCCAACTCCGTAAGAAATTTTACGGACTGTGAATGTTTCACTGATGCCGCCACCGTGACGTTTGATGACTACGCCTTCGAAGAGCTGAATACGCTCACGCGTACCCTCGACGACTTTAACGTGTACACGGACTGTATCCCCAGGACGGAACGCAGGGACGTCTGACTTGATTTGTTCTTGTGTAAGTTCACGGAACAATTGTTGTGTGTTCATGAATGATTTCTCCTTTTTTCACCAATGTTCTTATCTTCATTTGCTTCAAGCATCCGACAGCGGAACATCGTTAATGGGTGGCTTTTGCCACATGTTTTAACTTATCATAGATTCAGTCGTTTGACAATCCTGAAATCGAGTCTAAATAACGCTGATCTTCATCCGTTAACGGTGCATCCACGAGAAGATCAGGGCGCCGCTCATATGTCCGCTTCAGCGACTGTTCCCGTCGCCATTTTTCAATCCGAGCATGGTTGCCTGATAACAAAACATCGGGTACTCGGTACCCTTTATATTCTGCCGGACGTGTATAGTGCGGGTATTCAAGAAGTCCCGTCGAGAACGAATCATCTTCGTGACTCGCAGACGCACCGAGGACGTCTGGTAAGAGGCGGACGACGGCGTCGATCATCGTCATCGCAGCGAGTTCTCCTCCCGTCAAGACGAAGTCTCCGAGCGAGACCTCATCCGTCACCAACTGATCATGGATTCGCTGATCAAACCCCTCATAGTGACCACATAAGAAGACCAGTTCTTCTTCGTTTGCCCACTCTTCCGCCATTCGTTGCGAAAACCGTTTACCGGTCGGTGTCATGACGATGATTCGTCGTTTTCGTTCCGGTAGACTTGCCATCGCATCGAAGACGGGTTGAGGTGTCAACAGCATGCCCGCTCCTCCGCCATACGGATAATCATCGACCTTACCATGTCGATTCGTTGAAAAGTCTCGAAAATTGATGGTTTCGAGTATGACGTGTTGATCGTCTTGCGCTCGCTTGACAATCGAATAATCAAGCGCTGAAAACATCTCTGGAAACAGCGTCAATACACGGATATTCATTCTTCGATCAGTCCCGGAAGCGGCGTGATCTGAATGCGTTTCTGTTCGACGTCGACGGAAGCAACGACCTGCTCGATATACGGAATCAGGACATCTTTTTTCCCGTCGCGTTTGATCGTCCAGACGTCATTTGCGCCCGTTTCGAGAATGTCGGATACGACTCCGATTTTCGTCTCACCGTCATAAACCGTACAACCGATGATCTCATGATAGTAAAATTCATGCTCGTCTAAGTCCTGTAAGTCTTCTGCGTGGACATAGAGTTTCAATCCTTTGTACTTCTCGACGTCATTGATATGATGCATCCCTTTGAACGTCACCATGATGAATTGTTTATGCTTCCGGTAGCCACTGATCGTTACCGGTGTATACGTGCCTTCAGAGCCGAGAAAAACTTCTTTTCCGACCTTAAAGCGTTCTTCCGGGAAATCCGTGCTTGCGAGTAACTTCAATTCCCCTTTTAGACCGTGCGTGTTGGCGATTTTCGCAATTTCCAACCATTCCATTCGTTTCACTTCCTTTCTTAAATTAAAAAAAGGAGGTAAGCTTTCGCTCACCTCCTAACGTCTTACTTCGCGAGTTTCGCGTTGTGGAATTTCTCCATGATACCAGCTTGTGAGAAGAGGTTACGAACTGTGTCCGAAGGTTTAGCACCTTCAGAGAGCCATTTAAGAGCTAGCTCTTCGTTGATTTTAACTTCTGCTTCTGGTTTAGCAACTGGATTGTAGTATCCGATTTGCTCGATGAAACGACCATCACGTGGTGCACGTGAGTCTGCTACTACCACACGGTAGAAAGGTGATTTTTTTGCGCCCATGCGCTTAAGACGAATTTTAACTGCCATTCGTAAGTCCCTCCAAATAATAAATGATTTTTTCGTTTAGTCAAATTGACAACTTCATTAGTATACAACGTTACAGCAAAAGAGAAAAGACTTTTAAAAGAATGGAAGGCCAAA encodes the following:
- the lepB gene encoding signal peptidase I; this translates as MKELFSWVKALVVALVIAFIIRTFLFVPVIVDGESMMPTLHNADRMIVNKIPYYFNEPERGDIVVFHATETRDYIKRVIAVPGDTMYYKDDTLYVNDKKVAEPYLKEYKAQMSGVPLTEDFTLEERTGETIVPKGKIFVMGDNRQNSKDSRDIGFVDEDQIVGTTNFVFYPFNDVRSVD
- the rplS gene encoding 50S ribosomal protein L19 yields the protein MNTQQLFRELTQEQIKSDVPAFRPGDTVRVHVKVVEGTRERIQLFEGVVIKRHGGGISETFTVRKISYGVGVERAFPLHSPRVAQIEVVRYGKVRRAKLYYLRNLRGKAARIKEIRR
- the trmD gene encoding tRNA (guanosine(37)-N1)-methyltransferase TrmD, with translation MNIRVLTLFPEMFSALDYSIVKRAQDDQHVILETINFRDFSTNRHGKVDDYPYGGGAGMLLTPQPVFDAMASLPERKRRIIVMTPTGKRFSQRMAEEWANEEELVFLCGHYEGFDQRIHDQLVTDEVSLGDFVLTGGELAAMTMIDAVVRLLPDVLGASASHEDDSFSTGLLEYPHYTRPAEYKGYRVPDVLLSGNHARIEKWRREQSLKRTYERRPDLLVDAPLTDEDQRYLDSISGLSND
- the rimM gene encoding ribosome maturation factor RimM (Essential for efficient processing of 16S rRNA) — translated: MEWLEIAKIANTHGLKGELKLLASTDFPEERFKVGKEVFLGSEGTYTPVTISGYRKHKQFIMVTFKGMHHINDVEKYKGLKLYVHAEDLQDLDEHEFYYHEIIGCTVYDGETKIGVVSDILETGANDVWTIKRDGKKDVLIPYIEQVVASVDVEQKRIQITPLPGLIEE
- the rpsP gene encoding 30S ribosomal protein S16, with the protein product MAVKIRLKRMGAKKSPFYRVVVADSRAPRDGRFIEQIGYYNPVAKPEAEVKINEELALKWLSEGAKPSDTVRNLFSQAGIMEKFHNAKLAK